In Ostrinia nubilalis chromosome 12, ilOstNubi1.1, whole genome shotgun sequence, one DNA window encodes the following:
- the LOC135076958 gene encoding large ribosomal subunit protein eL15, producing the protein MGAYRYIQELYRKKLSDVMRFLLRVRVWQYRQLTRMHRAPRPTRPDKARRLGYRAKQGYVIFRIRVRRGGRKRPVAKGATYGKPKSHGVNQLKPTRNLQSIAEERVGRRCGGLRVLNSYWVAQDSSYKYFEVILIDPSHKAIRRDPKINWIVNAVHKHREMRGLTSAGRSSRGLGKGHRFSQTKGGSRRAAWIRRNTLQLHRKR; encoded by the exons ATGGGTGCCTACAGATATATTCAGGAATTATATCGAAAAAAGCTGAGCGATGTTATGCGATTCCTCTTGCGTGTCAGGGTATGGCAGTACCGCCAGTTGACCCGTATGCACCGCGCTCCCAGGCCTACAAGGCCCGACAAGGCTAGGAGGCTAGGATACCGTGCCAAGCAAG GTTATGTGATCTTCAGAATCCGCGTACGCCGTGGAGGTCGCAAGCGCCCGGTCGCGAAGGGTGCCACCTACGGCAAGCCCAAGAGCCACGGTGTGAACCAGCTGAAGCCCACACGCAACCTACAGTCCATTGCTGAG GAACGTGTTGGTCGCCGCTGCGGTGGTCTGCGCGTGCTCAACTCCTACTGGGTCGCCCAGGActcttcatacaaatactttGAGGTCATCCTCATTGATCCTTCACAcaag GCTATCCGCCGAGACCCCAAGATCAACTGGATCGTGAATGCCGTTCACAAGCACCGCGAGATGCGTGGTCTTACGTCAGCCGGTCGCAGTTCCCGCGGTCTTGGCAAGGGCCACCGCTTCTCGCAGACCAAAGGAGGCTCCCGCCGTGCCGCCTGGATCCGACGCAACACGCTGCAACTCCACCGCAAGCGATAA
- the LOC135076959 gene encoding transmembrane and ubiquitin-like domain-containing protein 2 isoform X1, whose translation MDSIVNAMEADVTARCDFFTRPNESNPAVTGGAKSDKGDNASSTASNGNPGEAGNNGNESQNAGADALKKIELEKNMIIIKLKYLNDTIKEVKGSLDELLKDFKLRHFSTELRAESRVRLIFNGRVLTDDAATLRACGLQDRAVVHCLVHPKRAAAPRVDDDNATPGVEATTGGGGEGAAPERSWDLENILMTLVSIALTVVWFFRCEYSNMFTASASVALFGLTVFYSVAIFGLYLSDTFHFDRRPAPAQPIPTN comes from the exons ATGGACAGCATCGTCAACGCCATGGAGGCTGACGTCACCGCTCGTTGTGACTTCTTTACCCGCCCGAACG AAAGTAACCCTGCCGTAACAGGTGGTGCCAAATCTGATAAAGGTGATAACGCCTCGTCGACCGCGTCCAATGGAAACCCCGGAGAAGCTGGTAACAATGGAAATGAGAGCCAAAACGCAGGCGCCGACGCTTTGAAGAAGATTGAATTGGAGAAGAATAtgattataattaaattgaaatacCTTAACGACACGATCAAAGAAGTTAAGGGCAGTTTGGATGAGCTGCTTAAGGATTTTAAATT GCGTCACTTCTCAACCGAGCTACGGGCGGAGAGCCGCGTGCGGCTGATCTTCAACGGGCGCGTGCTGACAGACGACGCGGCCACGCTGCGCGCCTGCGGCCTGCAGGACCGCGCCGTCGTGCACTGCCTCGTGCACCCCAAGCGAGCCGCTGCCCCG CGGGTAGACGACGACAATGCAACTCCGGGAGTTGAAGCGACTACAGGAGGCGGGGGCGAGGGGGCGGCGCCCGAGCGCTCCTGGGACCTGGAGAACATACTAATGACACTCGTCTCCATCGCACTCACCGTCGTCTGGTTCTTCAG ATGCGAATATTCGAACATGTTCACAGCGAGCGCGAGCGTAGCGTTGTTCGGCCTAACAGTATTCTACAGCGTCGCAATATTCGGCCTCTACCTCTCAGACACATTCCACTTCGACCGGAGGCCTGCGCCGGCGCAGCCTATACCTACCAACTAA
- the LOC135076959 gene encoding transmembrane and ubiquitin-like domain-containing protein 2 isoform X2: MDSIVNAMEADVTARCDFFTRPNESNPAVTGGAKSDKGDNASSTASNGNPGEAGNNGNESQNAGADALKKIELEKNMIIIKLKYLNDTIKEVKGSLDELLKDFKLRHFSTELRAESRVRLIFNGRVLTDDAATLRACGLQDRAVVHCLVHPKRAAAPRVDDDNATPGVEATTGGGGEGAAPERSWDLENILMTLVSIALTVVWFFSLRPEIMIPLRRYHPTF; this comes from the exons ATGGACAGCATCGTCAACGCCATGGAGGCTGACGTCACCGCTCGTTGTGACTTCTTTACCCGCCCGAACG AAAGTAACCCTGCCGTAACAGGTGGTGCCAAATCTGATAAAGGTGATAACGCCTCGTCGACCGCGTCCAATGGAAACCCCGGAGAAGCTGGTAACAATGGAAATGAGAGCCAAAACGCAGGCGCCGACGCTTTGAAGAAGATTGAATTGGAGAAGAATAtgattataattaaattgaaatacCTTAACGACACGATCAAAGAAGTTAAGGGCAGTTTGGATGAGCTGCTTAAGGATTTTAAATT GCGTCACTTCTCAACCGAGCTACGGGCGGAGAGCCGCGTGCGGCTGATCTTCAACGGGCGCGTGCTGACAGACGACGCGGCCACGCTGCGCGCCTGCGGCCTGCAGGACCGCGCCGTCGTGCACTGCCTCGTGCACCCCAAGCGAGCCGCTGCCCCG CGGGTAGACGACGACAATGCAACTCCGGGAGTTGAAGCGACTACAGGAGGCGGGGGCGAGGGGGCGGCGCCCGAGCGCTCCTGGGACCTGGAGAACATACTAATGACACTCGTCTCCATCGCACTCACCGTCGTCTGGTTCTTCAG CTTACGGCCAGAGATCATGATTCCATTGCGCCGCTATCACCCAACGTTCTAG
- the LOC135076710 gene encoding uncharacterized protein LOC135076710: MTLIEGIGDEVIQFVGVLLVATVATLAWLSTNARPGRYRTVVVMRPRPHHPVTVSFRTRASFMIANTPVSISQQASTAETIVTPGAIEDSRDASRVIPLQEMDSIIDADMAMMNNNRLHFYRRLDAALVNSGNVPAIADSASEDSETQEESEPASNDQIREMDSIVNAMEADVTARCDFFTRPNAYSETQEESESASNDQIREMDSIVNAMEADVTARCDFFTRPNGRIILTLV; this comes from the exons ATGACCCTAATAGAGGGGATCGGGGATGAAGTGATCCAGTTCGTGGGCGTGTTGCTGGTGGCAACGGTGGCCACGCTGGCCTGGTTGTCCACCAACGCTCGGCCCGGCCGGTACCGAACTGTGGTCGTAATGCGACCCAGGCCACATCATCCTGTCACAGTTAGCTTCCGAACCA GGGCTAGCTTCATGATCGCTAACACTCCGGTTAGCATTTCTCAACAAGCCTCGACAGCAGAAACTAttg TGACCCCGGGGGCGATCGAGGACTCTAGAGACGCTTCTCGGGTGATACCTCTGCAAGAGATGGACAGCATCATTGATGCAGACATGGCCATGATGAACAATAACCGCTTGCACTTCTATAGGAGACTGGATG CTGCTCTCGTGAACTCGGGGAATGTGCCAGCTATAGCCGACTCGGCCAGCGAAGACAGCGAGACCCAAGAGGAGAGCGAGCCAGCCAGCAACGATCAGATCCGCGAGATGGACAGCATTGTCAACGCCATGGAAGCTGACGTCACTGCTCGTTGCGACTTCTTCACCCGCCCGAACG CCTACAGCGAGACCCAAGAGGAGAGCGAGTCAGCCAGCAACGATCAGATCCGCGAGATGGACAGCATCGTCAACGCCATGGAGGCTGACGTCACCGCTCGGTGTGACTTCTTCACCCGCCCGAACGGTAGGATAATACTGACACTTGTCTAG